The following coding sequences are from one Chanos chanos chromosome 12, fChaCha1.1, whole genome shotgun sequence window:
- the lipea gene encoding lipase, hormone-sensitive a: MDQKLVFSALETVCQEAISALSTSAGKPRADSMTRLLELMRQTQEHGRALQPVASGFAAVYHHYDFDPQTPGNGYRTLVKVLRSCIFHIIQKGRYIAANCHSPFFRVEHNTGEVEAYCSALCQLRALLYLAQRLLSDNEHGQLYSQEEGGLSEKFVQEYISMHKACFYGRCLGFQFSPSLRPFLQTVVISMVSCGENYRTQQSGFGMAALSFFTSGKYVMDPELRGAEFERITQNLDMSFWKSFWNLTETELLSGLAKMSSNQVQVNMALTVPPNPLTLPLASDPTLTTTVPPPLAHWGPGPVHMRLISYTLRQGQVSKELLELCRSEGTSRSLPAGFHLQKGADLSPCLLIHFHGGGFVAQTSKSHASYLKSWSKDLDVPILSVDYSLAPEAPFPRALEECFYAYCWALQNCHLLGSTAERVCLAGDSAGGNLCLTVSMRALTQGIRVPDGIMAAYPATLLTTDASPSRLLTLIDPLLPLGVLYKCINAYAGLDIQAVQGGLQISALTAVGQDTAVLTSDVTEGASSSAQSVPDCPGSSSSSQASSISTQSPGSAASADGTAEGSRDFPDGFQPLRSGSLAKIQTPRTPIIKNPYVSPLLAPDHMLRGLPPVYLVASALDALLDDSVMFAKKLRNIGQPVSLTVIEDLPHGFLSLSKLSKETQDASDICVARIREVFQQNPLSDTNKQPRKLSVTSSNHSSTD, from the exons ATGGATCAGAAGCTTGTGTTCTCAGCCCTGGAAACAGTGTGTCAGGAGGCCATCTCTGCTCTGAGCACGTCGGCTGGCAAACCACGCGCTGACTCCATGACTCGTCTGCTGGAGCTCATGAGGCAGACCCAGGAACACGGCCGCGCTCTCCAGCCGGTCGCGTCCGGCTTCGCGGCGGTCTACCATCATTACGACTTCGACCCTCAGACACCCGGGAATGGATACAGGACTTTAGTCAAG GTGCTGCGTTCCTGCATTTTCCACATCATTCAGAAAGGTCGCTACATCGCCGCTAACTGTCATTCGCCTTTCTTTCGGGTGGAGCACAATACAGGCGAAGTGGAGGCGTACTGCAGTGCCCTGTGCCAGCTCCGTGCCCTCCTCTACTTGGCACAGCGGTTGCTTAGCGACAACGAGCATGGGCAGCTTTACTCACAGGAGGAAGGAGGCCTGAGTGAAAAGTTTGTGCAGGAGTACATCTCCATGCACAAGGCCTGCTTCTATGGTCGCTGTCTCGGcttccag TTCTCCCCGTCCCTGCGTCCGTTTCTCCAGACGGTGGTGATAAGTATGGTGTCCTGTGGGGAGAACTACAGAACACAGCAGTCTGGGTTTG GTATGgcggctctctctttcttcacctcCGGGAAGTACGTTATGGACCCAGAGCTGAGGGGGGCGGAGTTTGAGCGGATAACGCAGAACCTAGACATGTCCTTCTGGAAGTCTTTCTGGAACCTGACTGAGACTGAACTCCTGTCA GGTTTGGCCAAAATGTCATCTAACCAGGTGCAGGTGAACATGGCCCTGACAGTACCTCCTAATCCGCTGACTTTGCCCCTGGCTTCTGACCCCACCCTGACCACAACTGTGCCCCCCCCACTGGCCCACTGGGGCCCGGGGCCGGTACACATGAGGCTCATCTCCTACACCCTCCGCCAAGGACAG gtCAGTAAGGAGCTGCTGGAGCTCTGTCGTTCTGAGGGCACTTCTCGTTCTCTCCCCGCAGGTTTTCACCTTCAGAAGGGGGCCgatctctctccctgcctcctcaTACATTTTCATGGTGGGGGCTTTGTCGCCCAGACCTCCAAGTCACATGCG agTTATCTGAAGAGCTGGTCGAAGGACCTGGATGTTCCCATTCTGTCTGTGGATTACTCTCTGGCCCCAGAGGCCCCGTTCCCCCGGGCCCTGGAGGAGTGTTTCTACGCCTACTGCTGGGCCCTACAGAACTGTCACTTACTGG ggTCGACGGCTGAGCGCGTGTGTCTGGCAGGAGACAGTGCAGGAGGGAACCTGTGTTTGACCGTGTCCATGCGAGCGTTGACTCAGGGTATCCGTGTTCCCGACGGTATAATGGCCGCCTACCCAGCCACTCTCCTGACGACCGACGCCTCTCCCTCCCGCCTCCTCACTCTGATCGATCCACTGCTGCCCTTGGGCGTGCTTTACAAATGCATCAACGCATATGCAG GTTTGGACATTCAGGCAGTGCAGGGTGGGCTACAGATCAGTGCTCTGACTGCCGTGGGTCAGGACACTGCAGTGTTGACTAGTGACGTGACTGAGGGGGCGTCCAGTTCAGCACAGTCTGTGCCGGACTGCCCTGGATCTTCATCCTCATCGCAGGCGTCGTCGATCAGTACACAGTCCCCAGGTTCCGCTGCCTCCGCTGACGGCACAGCAGAGGGTTCCAGAGATTTCCCCGATGGCTTTCAGCCTCTGCGGTCAGGCTCTTTAGCCAAAATCCAAACACCCCGTACCCCCATcatcaaaaacccctatgtgtCCCCGCTCCTGGCCCCCGACCACATGCTGAGAGGACTTCCGCCCGTGTATCTGGTG GCCTCAGCTCTGGATGCTCTGTTGGATGATTCAGTGATGTTTGCCAAAAAGCTGAGGAACATTGGTCAACCAGTGAGCCTGACCGTGATAGAAGACCTCCCACATGGTTTCCTCAGCCTATCAAAACTCTCCAAAGAGACCCAGGATGCTTCAGACATCTGTGTGGCAAGAATCAGGGAAGTATTTCAGCAAAACCCGCTCTCTGATACTAACAAACAGCCGAGGAAGCTCAGTGTGACCAGTAGCAATCACAGCTCCACTGATTAA